In a genomic window of Methanoregula sp. UBA64:
- a CDS encoding V4R domain-containing protein, giving the protein MKVGPEDFKALIKGEKDITPYIELNPLEGTYSVFGVRTASNPNYLIKAIYDMYESHLNKKLAVKAVRKLFRSVGMGSLGLYTFLKKSGMELSPAEFLLLVLKLQHQQGWGAPFELVEQSEKRIVLRTKHTFESEILKDWKMPVCGVHMGWIEGVMMAVTEKNWYCLERRCVANGDDCCEFVVDQVDPSWKFKAQAVVKGDSAITEFIDHRPVEGTIKLIDDPVVMMPRLVFSSMMHSLTKTMGELPAGGVNYRAYMELGKENVGHYKKMGITEPTVLSDMAFTFYSQMGWFRFVKSEWNEEKKEKTITLEHTAESEAFGTTGKNVCYCTAGLLAGIIEGSFGIRVQCREVRCRSKGDEYCVFTITNKSA; this is encoded by the coding sequence ATGAAGGTAGGACCGGAAGATTTTAAGGCGCTTATCAAAGGGGAAAAAGACATCACCCCGTATATCGAACTCAATCCGCTCGAAGGAACATACTCTGTTTTCGGGGTAAGGACCGCAAGCAACCCCAATTACCTGATTAAGGCCATCTACGATATGTACGAGAGCCATCTCAACAAAAAACTGGCAGTAAAAGCGGTGCGCAAGCTCTTCCGGTCCGTGGGGATGGGATCCCTCGGGCTCTATACCTTCTTAAAAAAATCCGGGATGGAGTTATCCCCGGCGGAATTTTTACTGCTGGTCTTGAAGCTCCAGCACCAGCAGGGCTGGGGTGCCCCGTTCGAACTCGTGGAACAGAGCGAAAAGCGGATCGTCCTTCGCACAAAGCATACCTTCGAATCCGAGATCCTTAAAGACTGGAAGATGCCGGTCTGTGGCGTCCATATGGGATGGATCGAGGGCGTGATGATGGCGGTGACCGAAAAGAACTGGTACTGCCTCGAACGCCGGTGCGTGGCAAACGGCGACGACTGCTGCGAATTCGTGGTCGACCAGGTGGATCCCAGCTGGAAGTTCAAGGCGCAGGCCGTTGTCAAAGGAGATTCCGCCATTACCGAGTTTATCGATCACCGTCCGGTGGAAGGGACGATCAAGCTGATTGACGATCCTGTCGTTATGATGCCGCGCCTGGTCTTTTCTTCCATGATGCACTCCTTAACAAAGACCATGGGCGAACTGCCGGCGGGGGGCGTCAACTACCGTGCCTATATGGAGCTGGGGAAGGAGAATGTCGGGCACTACAAGAAGATGGGTATTACCGAGCCCACCGTGCTCTCCGATATGGCATTCACGTTCTATTCCCAGATGGGCTGGTTCAGATTTGTTAAAAGCGAATGGAACGAGGAGAAGAAGGAGAAGACGATCACGCTCGAGCATACTGCCGAATCCGAGGCGTTTGGTACTACCGGAAAGAATGTCTGTTATTGTACCGCCGGGCTCCTTGCCGGGATTATTGAGGGATCGTTTGGGATCAGGGTCCAGTGCCGCGAGGTCAGGTGCCGTTCGAAAGGGGATGAATACTGTGTCTTTACCATCACCAACAAATCTGCATAA
- a CDS encoding A24 family peptidase C-terminal domain-containing protein produces MIFYPLVISAVAVLVTLVYASYLDIRDRRVPFKTWYPMLVVGISAAMVLFYQQTGNFSLIVGYLALIASFFFADYIDNRDPEVPFNFLYLAVVLALPLISWFILPFVTGTKAIETQLIPWYVLFAGLISYISYREYKKKPVRKLKTKQVKKEAEANVEDVLSRWYFVLIVIILAIASFYMIGGGNWGVTGLYIAMAAIFCGVFYVFGQMRLFGGADAWALIFIAFCLPTFPLTPLLNTPPLGFLSFSVLINALILNLVAPIGIFLINVAKGNRAPLQYMFFGFPVKGEKIQESWGFVMEDFTEKNGNVERKFIGFWDSLRRMRSDEGRIYTKDLREHPEEYEKELGTYKKAGTVWISYAVPFIVPITAGLVTAIFFGDFLLAITSVIAGVL; encoded by the coding sequence ATGATATTTTATCCGCTCGTCATCTCCGCTGTTGCGGTTCTTGTCACCCTTGTCTATGCCTCGTACCTGGACATCAGGGACCGCCGCGTACCGTTCAAAACCTGGTACCCGATGCTTGTCGTCGGTATCTCGGCTGCAATGGTCCTTTTCTACCAGCAGACCGGGAACTTCAGCCTGATCGTAGGATATCTTGCCCTGATCGCCAGTTTCTTTTTTGCCGATTATATCGACAACCGCGATCCGGAGGTTCCTTTTAATTTCCTCTACCTGGCAGTAGTGCTTGCCCTGCCCCTGATCTCATGGTTTATTCTGCCGTTTGTGACCGGGACAAAGGCCATAGAGACCCAGCTGATCCCCTGGTATGTACTGTTTGCCGGCCTCATCTCCTACATCTCCTACCGGGAATACAAGAAAAAACCGGTCAGGAAACTCAAAACCAAGCAGGTGAAAAAAGAGGCCGAGGCCAATGTCGAAGATGTCTTAAGCCGCTGGTACTTCGTCCTGATCGTCATCATCCTTGCCATCGCCTCATTCTATATGATTGGCGGAGGGAACTGGGGCGTTACCGGCCTGTACATCGCCATGGCAGCAATATTCTGCGGGGTCTTCTATGTATTCGGGCAGATGCGCCTGTTCGGCGGAGCAGATGCGTGGGCGCTCATCTTTATCGCGTTCTGCCTCCCGACCTTCCCCCTCACCCCCCTGCTGAACACACCGCCGCTCGGGTTCCTCTCGTTCTCGGTGCTGATCAATGCACTCATCCTCAACCTTGTAGCACCGATCGGGATATTCCTCATAAACGTTGCAAAAGGAAACCGTGCGCCGCTCCAGTACATGTTCTTCGGGTTCCCGGTCAAGGGCGAGAAGATCCAGGAATCCTGGGGCTTTGTGATGGAGGACTTTACCGAGAAGAACGGCAATGTAGAGCGGAAGTTCATCGGGTTCTGGGACTCCCTGCGCCGGATGCGGTCTGACGAGGGCCGGATCTACACAAAAGATCTCCGGGAGCACCCGGAGGAGTACGAAAAGGAGCTCGGGACCTACAAAAAGGCCGGCACGGTCTGGATCTCCTATGCAGTCCCGTTCATTGTCCCGATCACGGCCGGCCTGGTAACGGCAATATTCTTCGGGGACTTCCTGCTCGCGATCACGTCCGTTATCGCCGGAGTCCTGTAA
- the hisI gene encoding phosphoribosyl-AMP cyclohydrolase, protein MLPLNFAGDGLIPVIVQDVTTREVLMMAYANEEAVHLTQSTGYAHYYSRSRKKLWKKGEESGHFQNVKQVLVDCDEDCLIYEVEQTGAACHTGYRTCFYRTLEGETIGKKIFDPEKVYGKTGH, encoded by the coding sequence ATGCTTCCCCTGAACTTTGCCGGTGACGGGCTGATCCCGGTGATCGTGCAGGATGTGACAACGCGTGAGGTCCTCATGATGGCATACGCAAACGAGGAGGCCGTACACCTCACACAGTCAACCGGGTATGCCCATTACTACAGCAGGAGCCGGAAAAAACTCTGGAAGAAGGGAGAAGAGAGCGGACATTTCCAGAACGTAAAACAGGTGCTGGTAGACTGCGATGAGGATTGCCTTATCTATGAAGTCGAACAGACCGGGGCCGCCTGCCATACCGGGTACCGGACCTGTTTTTACCGGACACTTGAGGGAGAGACCATCGGGAAAAAGATCTTTGACCCGGAAAAAGTCTATGGGAAGACCGGCCACTGA
- a CDS encoding cation diffusion facilitator family transporter, translating into MNDSLDKREAANRLKAQTAHLSVISNTGLVILKFVVGFAIGSVSIISEAIHSSMDLLAAVIAFFSVKKSAEPPDAGHSFGHGKFEDISGLVEALLIFVAAIVIIIEAGLKLLSGTEQEFSPTLLYAGIAVMGISVLANWYVSTRLMKVAKETESIALECDAWHLRTDIYTSLGVFAGLILIHFTGLTILDPLIAIAVGLVILNAAWSLLKRSFADLIDHSIPKQDEDRIIAIICDHASEYAGFHGLRTRRSGPEIFIEFHLVVPGEVSVTQSHDLADHLESDLCVEYPRANVTIHIEPCTRGCTRCGSFCTVSEKKGSGEK; encoded by the coding sequence ATGAACGATAGCCTGGACAAGCGGGAGGCAGCCAACCGGTTAAAGGCACAGACCGCACACCTGTCGGTGATCTCCAATACCGGTCTTGTGATCCTGAAATTTGTGGTGGGTTTTGCCATCGGTTCGGTGAGTATCATCTCCGAAGCGATCCACTCTTCCATGGATCTGCTGGCCGCAGTCATCGCCTTTTTCTCCGTGAAAAAATCGGCCGAGCCGCCCGATGCCGGCCACTCGTTCGGGCACGGGAAGTTCGAGGATATCTCCGGCCTTGTCGAGGCGCTGCTCATCTTTGTTGCGGCCATTGTAATCATCATCGAGGCAGGACTCAAACTCTTAAGCGGGACCGAACAGGAATTTTCGCCCACGCTCCTGTATGCCGGTATCGCGGTGATGGGGATCTCGGTCCTTGCCAACTGGTACGTTTCGACACGCCTCATGAAAGTGGCAAAAGAGACGGAGTCTATCGCCCTTGAGTGCGATGCGTGGCACCTGCGGACGGATATTTATACCTCGCTCGGGGTGTTTGCCGGGCTGATCCTTATCCATTTCACCGGCCTGACCATCCTTGACCCGCTCATTGCAATTGCAGTCGGTCTGGTGATCCTGAACGCTGCCTGGAGTCTCCTGAAACGATCGTTTGCCGATCTCATCGATCATTCCATCCCAAAACAGGACGAGGACCGGATTATCGCGATCATCTGCGATCATGCGAGCGAATATGCCGGGTTCCACGGCCTGCGGACCCGCCGGTCCGGCCCGGAGATCTTCATCGAATTCCACCTTGTCGTGCCCGGGGAGGTCTCCGTCACCCAGTCGCACGATCTCGCGGACCATCTCGAATCCGATCTCTGCGTGGAGTACCCCCGGGCAAATGTCACCATCCACATTGAACCCTGTACCCGGGGATGTACCAGGTGCGGTTCATTCTGTACAGTATCTGAAAAGAAGGGCTCCGGAGAAAAATAG
- a CDS encoding phosphate uptake regulator PhoU: MEIRRVQMTGGSSYVVTLPKEWISEMRIKKNDPVGLIVQPDGTLIVSKKTTDEPIQRVKEIDTGQITDPSFLFRILIGAYITGFTVIRLSSKQRFPPFVRSVVRDFTQMTIGQEVAEETDTAIVIKDLLNPAEMPFDNTIKRMFVIVKNMHVDAVTALETHNNALALDVINRDTDSDRLNWLIARQTNMILQNPSLSRKMGISAGMAMYYHLISRIIERIGDHAVRIAENAQPIIDADIEKKVIGDIKKASSLSMDIFNKSISSFFSADIREAHKTIESISALERICGDISNMTLKQETVVAISLGYIVESIRRAGEYSGDISENVINYIVEEVREQPKRPQGKSG; the protein is encoded by the coding sequence ATGGAAATTCGTCGTGTGCAGATGACGGGGGGTTCTTCGTATGTGGTTACCCTTCCCAAAGAGTGGATATCCGAGATGCGGATCAAGAAAAACGATCCGGTGGGACTTATCGTCCAGCCGGATGGCACGCTGATAGTCTCGAAAAAGACTACGGATGAACCGATCCAGCGCGTAAAGGAGATCGATACCGGGCAGATCACGGACCCGTCATTCCTCTTCCGCATTCTGATCGGCGCATATATTACCGGTTTTACCGTGATCCGGCTTTCGTCGAAACAGCGGTTTCCCCCGTTTGTACGGAGCGTTGTCCGGGATTTTACCCAGATGACCATCGGGCAGGAAGTTGCGGAAGAGACGGATACTGCTATCGTGATAAAGGATCTCCTTAACCCGGCGGAGATGCCGTTTGACAATACGATCAAACGGATGTTTGTTATTGTAAAGAACATGCACGTAGACGCGGTCACGGCGCTCGAAACGCACAACAATGCCCTTGCGCTCGATGTGATCAACCGCGACACCGATTCCGATCGGTTAAACTGGCTGATTGCCCGGCAGACCAATATGATCCTGCAGAACCCCTCCCTTTCCCGGAAGATGGGGATCTCGGCCGGGATGGCGATGTATTACCACCTTATCAGCAGGATCATCGAGCGGATCGGGGACCACGCGGTACGAATCGCAGAAAACGCCCAGCCGATCATCGATGCGGATATTGAAAAGAAGGTTATCGGGGATATAAAGAAGGCAAGCAGCCTCTCGATGGACATTTTTAACAAGAGCATCAGCTCGTTTTTCAGTGCGGATATCCGCGAGGCTCACAAGACCATTGAATCCATCTCCGCGCTGGAACGGATCTGCGGCGATATCAGCAATATGACGCTCAAGCAGGAGACCGTTGTTGCGATTTCCCTGGGCTATATCGTCGAAAGCATCCGCAGGGCCGGCGAATATTCCGGCGATATATCCGAGAATGTCATCAACTATATTGTCGAGGAAGTCCGGGAACAGCCAAAACGCCCGCAGGGAAAATCCGGCTGA
- a CDS encoding phosphate ABC transporter substrate-binding protein yields MNSKRSSYVIVTVCLAALLLVSLLAAGCTDSAKSSATPVPTTANAVSSPAATTVATAAVTAAATPAAASSGQKQTITISGSTTVLPIVQKAADQYMAAHPDADIQVSGGGSGVGIQAIGAKTVDIGMSSRDVTKDELAKYPGFNITTVAHDGIAVIVNPQNEIPYITPDQVKKIYLGKTTKWTEITGANVPNTNNAIVLVGRDSASGTRSYFDETVLLKATPSSKMLEKNSNGAVTQTIAQTPGAVGYVSIGYITPDVKAVPIWYNADKIITPSAASVKDKSYPLSRDLYIITNGQTSSLTQDFIQYLLSADGQKIVANEGYVPLTA; encoded by the coding sequence ATGAACAGTAAACGGAGTTCGTACGTAATTGTGACTGTGTGCCTTGCGGCACTCCTTCTTGTATCGCTTCTTGCAGCAGGCTGCACGGACAGTGCCAAGTCATCGGCAACTCCCGTGCCCACTACGGCAAATGCAGTAAGTTCCCCGGCAGCAACAACCGTTGCAACAGCAGCAGTAACCGCAGCCGCCACTCCGGCAGCAGCCTCCTCCGGACAGAAACAGACCATTACCATCAGCGGCTCGACAACCGTCCTGCCTATCGTGCAGAAGGCAGCCGACCAGTATATGGCGGCCCACCCTGACGCAGACATCCAGGTCTCCGGTGGCGGCTCGGGCGTCGGCATCCAGGCAATCGGCGCAAAGACCGTGGATATCGGGATGAGCTCCCGCGATGTAACCAAGGACGAGCTCGCCAAGTACCCGGGCTTTAACATCACCACCGTTGCTCACGATGGCATTGCCGTCATTGTCAACCCGCAGAACGAGATCCCGTATATCACGCCGGACCAGGTCAAGAAGATCTACCTTGGCAAGACCACCAAGTGGACCGAGATCACCGGTGCAAATGTCCCCAATACCAACAACGCGATCGTACTTGTCGGCCGTGACAGCGCTTCCGGTACCCGGTCGTACTTCGATGAAACCGTTCTCCTGAAAGCTACTCCCAGCAGCAAGATGCTTGAGAAGAACTCGAACGGCGCCGTTACCCAGACAATCGCCCAGACCCCCGGTGCAGTCGGGTATGTCTCGATCGGGTATATCACACCCGATGTAAAGGCAGTTCCGATCTGGTACAATGCAGACAAGATCATCACCCCGAGTGCAGCAAGCGTCAAAGACAAGTCCTACCCGCTCTCCCGTGACCTCTACATTATCACCAACGGCCAGACCTCCTCACTTACCCAGGACTTCATCCAGTACCTCTTAAGCGCTGACGGCCAGAAGATCGTTGCCAATGAGGGATACGTCCCGCTTACGGCCTGA
- the pstA gene encoding phosphate ABC transporter permease PstA: MDLLTKYRTAATGSAARLFRIKEQAVRSVFFCTALFAVVVISFILLFLLRDGYPIFETVGIPAFLFGMSWTPTAMEPAYGIFPLIVGTIFVTLGAMIFAVPLSLGCAIYISEIASPRIKSILKPATELLAGIPSVVYGFFGLIVLTTLIREVFDLPTGETWLAGSILLGIMALPTIISVSEDAISSVPHEFREGSLAVGATRWETISRVIVPAALSGIAAAIILGIGRAIGETMAVLMVTGNAAILPDPIWNVLSPIRTLTGTLGIEMGEVSVGGDHYHALFGVAVVLLLITLIVNLSAVRILNYLNEGRTSRKSAGRSFLSLQARDRLRTTLSWGLAAAGAVFLCIIAPPWIALPLIAGAALWYFYGRQRISRYQSEKIAIGLLVMASVIVIGILVFILQDIVVNGLPALSWEFLTQPPTDLGRSGGIFPAIIGTLYLVCGAILIALPLGVGAAIYLVEYTREGKITRLIRTGVDLLNGTPSIVFGLFAFSFIVIYLNVGVSLLAGQITLALMVLPTIIRTTEESLKSIPQSLREGSLALGATRWQTIKSVVLPPAIPGIVTGAILSLGRAAGETAPIMFTAVVFSSRFLPTSVFQPVMALPYHLFILATNIPGASVNKYGTALVLLIFVVGIYSVAILVRNHYANKIRG; the protein is encoded by the coding sequence ATGGATCTTTTGACGAAATACAGGACTGCTGCCACGGGCAGCGCTGCCCGGCTCTTCAGGATTAAAGAACAGGCAGTCAGGTCTGTCTTCTTCTGCACAGCCCTCTTTGCCGTTGTAGTTATCTCGTTTATCCTCCTCTTCTTGCTCCGGGACGGGTATCCCATCTTTGAGACCGTGGGAATCCCGGCATTCCTCTTCGGGATGTCATGGACACCGACCGCCATGGAGCCGGCATACGGGATTTTTCCCTTAATTGTCGGCACCATCTTCGTTACCCTCGGTGCCATGATCTTTGCCGTCCCGCTTTCCCTGGGCTGTGCCATCTACATATCGGAGATCGCGTCTCCCCGCATCAAGAGCATCTTAAAACCGGCCACGGAACTTCTCGCAGGCATTCCTTCTGTCGTATACGGCTTTTTCGGCCTGATCGTTCTTACCACGCTCATCCGCGAAGTCTTCGACCTCCCGACCGGGGAAACCTGGCTTGCCGGGTCGATCCTGCTGGGCATCATGGCCCTCCCCACGATCATCAGCGTGTCGGAGGACGCCATCAGTTCCGTTCCTCACGAGTTCCGCGAAGGGTCCCTTGCGGTCGGGGCAACCCGGTGGGAGACTATCAGCCGGGTTATCGTCCCGGCAGCCCTTTCGGGAATCGCAGCCGCGATCATCCTCGGGATCGGACGGGCAATTGGCGAGACCATGGCGGTCCTGATGGTCACCGGGAATGCAGCCATCCTGCCGGACCCCATCTGGAACGTCCTCTCCCCCATCCGCACGCTTACCGGCACGCTCGGTATCGAGATGGGCGAAGTCTCGGTCGGGGGAGACCATTACCATGCCCTTTTCGGCGTTGCCGTGGTCCTTCTCCTCATTACGCTGATAGTAAACCTGAGTGCGGTCCGGATCCTCAACTACCTCAATGAAGGGCGGACTTCCCGAAAATCTGCCGGCAGATCTTTCCTTTCTTTGCAGGCACGTGACAGGCTCCGCACAACACTCTCCTGGGGGCTTGCAGCCGCGGGTGCAGTCTTCCTGTGCATCATAGCACCCCCCTGGATTGCGCTCCCCCTGATTGCAGGAGCTGCACTCTGGTATTTCTACGGACGGCAGCGGATCAGCAGGTACCAGTCGGAAAAGATTGCGATTGGCCTGCTCGTTATGGCATCCGTAATCGTCATCGGGATCCTCGTCTTTATCCTGCAGGACATCGTCGTTAACGGGCTGCCGGCATTGAGCTGGGAATTCCTGACCCAGCCACCCACCGATCTCGGAAGATCGGGCGGGATCTTCCCGGCCATTATCGGGACGCTCTACCTCGTCTGCGGGGCGATCCTGATTGCCCTTCCTCTCGGGGTCGGTGCGGCCATCTACCTGGTCGAGTATACCCGCGAAGGAAAGATCACCCGGCTGATCCGGACCGGGGTCGACCTGCTTAACGGGACGCCCTCGATCGTGTTCGGGCTCTTTGCCTTCTCGTTTATCGTAATCTACCTCAACGTCGGGGTATCGCTCCTTGCCGGGCAGATCACCCTCGCCCTCATGGTCCTCCCGACTATCATCCGGACAACGGAAGAATCCCTCAAAAGCATCCCGCAGTCCCTCCGCGAGGGAAGCCTGGCCCTCGGCGCTACCCGGTGGCAGACCATAAAAAGCGTGGTCCTTCCCCCGGCAATACCGGGGATCGTCACGGGAGCCATCCTTTCCCTCGGGAGAGCCGCCGGGGAAACCGCACCGATCATGTTTACCGCGGTCGTATTCTCGTCCCGCTTCCTCCCGACTTCCGTCTTCCAGCCGGTCATGGCTCTGCCCTACCACCTCTTCATCCTCGCGACAAACATCCCGGGGGCTTCGGTGAACAAGTACGGTACGGCACTGGTCCTGCTCATCTTTGTCGTGGGAATCTACTCGGTTGCCATCCTTGTCAGGAACCATTATGCAAACAAGATACGGGGATAA
- the pstB gene encoding phosphate ABC transporter ATP-binding protein PstB, translating to MSESIISAKNLNLWYNEKHALQDITMEIEPKKTTALIGPSGCGKSTLLRCFNRMNDLINEVKIEGEICLDGSNVLSRDTDVVALRKRVGMVFQRPNPFPKSIYENIAYGPRVHGINDRRELDAIVEKSLKHAALWDEVCDRLHESALGLSGGQQQRLCIARTLAVGPEVILMDEPCSALDPIATAKIENLVEMLKKDYTVIIVTHNMQQAARVSDYTGFMYLGKLIEYDSTTTIFEHPKEDLTENYITGRFG from the coding sequence ATGTCAGAATCCATCATTTCGGCAAAAAACCTGAACCTCTGGTACAATGAGAAGCATGCTCTCCAGGATATCACCATGGAGATCGAACCGAAAAAGACCACCGCGCTGATCGGTCCTTCGGGCTGCGGGAAATCCACGCTGCTGCGCTGTTTCAACCGGATGAACGATCTGATCAACGAGGTAAAAATCGAAGGCGAGATCTGTCTTGACGGCAGCAATGTCCTCTCCCGGGACACCGATGTCGTAGCCTTAAGAAAACGGGTCGGTATGGTCTTCCAGCGCCCGAACCCGTTCCCCAAGTCCATCTATGAAAACATTGCCTATGGCCCCCGGGTCCACGGGATCAACGACCGCAGGGAACTGGATGCAATTGTGGAAAAAAGCCTGAAACATGCAGCGCTCTGGGACGAGGTCTGCGACCGACTCCATGAATCGGCTCTCGGGCTTTCGGGCGGCCAGCAGCAGCGGCTCTGTATCGCACGGACGCTTGCCGTCGGACCCGAGGTCATCCTCATGGACGAACCCTGCTCGGCGCTCGACCCGATAGCAACGGCAAAGATCGAGAACCTCGTTGAGATGCTCAAGAAGGATTACACGGTAATTATCGTCACTCATAACATGCAGCAGGCCGCCCGGGTGAGCGACTATACCGGGTTCATGTATCTGGGCAAACTCATCGAGTACGACAGTACGACTACCATCTTCGAACACCCCAAAGAAGACCTGACCGAGAATTACATCACCGGCAGGTTCGGGTGA
- the phoU gene encoding phosphate signaling complex protein PhoU, which yields MTDKFHSELKDLKKHVSEMARFALQMLKDSQEAFLNQDEALAAAVLVRKDQIREQTVALEETCYQLIALNQPVAKDMRIIACSLKVISASERIGRYGKSTAKIVKEIAGKPHIANMMSLPLMSEYVIAMIDDALTAYETENLRKIEGFSGRDDSIDALRHSIFREAITYMMENPKTITQATYYIILARYLERCADHACKIAENVQYMETGERVEIK from the coding sequence ATGACGGATAAATTCCATTCGGAACTCAAAGACCTAAAAAAACACGTCTCGGAAATGGCACGGTTTGCCCTCCAGATGCTCAAGGACTCGCAGGAGGCATTTCTCAACCAGGACGAGGCGCTCGCGGCAGCAGTGCTTGTCAGGAAAGACCAGATCCGGGAACAGACGGTCGCTCTTGAGGAGACCTGTTACCAGCTCATCGCACTCAACCAGCCGGTGGCAAAGGATATGCGGATCATTGCCTGCTCGCTCAAGGTGATCTCTGCCTCCGAACGGATCGGCAGGTACGGGAAGTCGACGGCAAAGATCGTAAAGGAGATCGCCGGCAAACCCCATATCGCGAACATGATGAGCCTCCCGCTCATGTCGGAATACGTGATCGCGATGATCGATGACGCACTGACTGCCTATGAGACAGAAAATCTCCGTAAAATCGAAGGTTTTTCGGGACGGGACGATTCCATCGACGCCCTCCGCCATTCCATTTTCCGGGAAGCCATCACCTACATGATGGAGAACCCCAAGACCATCACCCAGGCCACGTATTACATCATCCTTGCACGGTATCTCGAACGCTGTGCCGACCACGCCTGCAAGATTGCCGAGAATGTCCAGTATATGGAGACCGGGGAACGCGTCGAGATCAAGTAA